The Bacillus rossius redtenbacheri isolate Brsri chromosome 5, Brsri_v3, whole genome shotgun sequence region TGTACACTGGCCTACGACTTTCGTTAAACAAAAATACGCTCCGATTCTTTTGCGTAGCTAGGCACTGTTTCATTTTGTAATGCGTACTTTTTtagttgtcattatttatttttatggctaaaaattataacataaagtttAAAAGGTTACTTAAccattatatttttttgacaagCCATTACAGTTAGTACATTTCCAGATGCTCGCAAAAGTTAATATCTACCGATGAATTACAAGCGTCCACCTCTTTTCAAGAATtatgagacttccacagatggcagcaccacgCTTGCACATTTCCTTTTTTAActgacttctgttccattcacataattactcctaccaaaaaatgctgtataccaagaggtaagatgtttacacatcaaaaataaataaggcATAATGACCAAACAGCGGGCTGTTAAAACAATAGCACAAAATACCGCACAAGTTAGAGCTGAAAGACTTGCAAGACTCGAGCAAAAAAGCAGAATGCTAGAATACAGCAGACAGACTGTACATCACAGACCGAGAAATGTCACTCAACATCTTTCCTGGCGATCCTAGAGTACTCTATGCGGGTCAGTGCGTCATCCCAGCGGCCAAACATCTCCTCAACGCTGGCGACGACATCGTTGTACCTCTGCAGCAGGGCCGCCACCTTGACGGACACCTCGTCCAGGCTCTCTTTACTCTCGAGCACGCCGACGGTCAGCTTCTCCAGCCGGGCTGTCAGCCGGACCACGTCCGTCAGCTCCCGGCTGTCGAGGGCCGGCATCTGCTCTCTCAGCTGCTCCAGCATCCGGCCCTCCCGCTCCAGCTGGGGCAGGGCCGCCAGGACGGCCTCCGCCTTGGCCTCCACGTCCCTCGGGCCGCACGTCTCCTCGAACGTCGGATCCAGGAACCGGTCCAGCTGCTCCAGCCTCCGGGCCACGGCCCCGATGCTCTCGTGGCCGGACAGCACCGCAGACACGTTGCAGTCCGCCGTCAGCAGGTCCTCGCACACGCTCCCCGAGCGCCGGGCGACAGGCTTCTTGCCGCCGACCACCTGCCGCTCCAGGTCCGCGAACCGCAACTCGAGGAGGGCGAGGACTTGTTCCGTGGCATCCATCTCCGGCACTGCAGACCAACATCAGAGACTACAACTCACAAGAAAACTGAAACTTCAGTGAAAGACTTTAATCCAGCACGTTCAGGGCCACAGCTATACCCAATTTTTGAAACTGAATTTAGttttaatgtgcaaattaaatatgaaaattaatctGCAATAAACAGAAAACACTGTGTTAAAATAATACCTACAATACAATAAACTCTGAGTAAACTAAAAACGTCTGCAATGTAGTAACAAGTAACGCATCCTGGTGGCCAAGGTTAACAGCTGAAATGCAcccgaaaaaaatctgaacacaagAGGCTCGATTGGTGCCAAATTACAGAAAGTGCagaaacatagtaaaataaaaacttatagttaaaaaaactaatacaATCACGTTTTTAtcattgaatgaactaaaaattaaaaaaatacaatttaaaattaattttttttgtccaacagccaaataaccCAAcaaaactctgtataactaacAGAGAACTAGAGAAAATTGTTGATCTTTTAAATAACATGGTGGGTTAGAAAGAGCACTTATAAATGCTTCATTTAGCACTACCGACATCACTGGGCTTAGGCTGCCATTCATCATACTGATCAAATAGAACCTAAGCAACTCtggttttttttccttgtttaccATCTGTCAGATGCTTattccccttttttaatttacttactaACTGCTAATATAATCCTATACATGGTCAGAATTTATTCTGTAAGTCGTACAGCAATCTATCAGAACTCTATATATTTTTACAAGGTGTGTTCCATAAGTAATGTGGCCAAATTCATAACATATTCGAACAATTAgtcaaaaatcttttaaatagCACACCCCTGAGTCGATACACACTTATGGAAACGGTGTTTCCAGGCCTGTAAGCATCCTAAAAGGCCTTCCCAGAATGTTTTTTAGAACCGATTTAACATGAGCCTGAATGTCTTCAATCATGCACCAATGTTTCCCGTTCAGAACTCCTTTCAAGCGattgaacaaacaaaaaaagtcaGGAGGAGACAAGTCAGGACTGTAGGGAGGCTGGGGCATAATGAAGTTtaaatgaagctaataaaagtacattaaaaaTTAGGATAAATTTCACACATTTCCAAGAGTTCTTGGCACCAGAGCACTTGCATGTCCTTTTGCTCCTCAGTCAACACTTTTGGGACCAGGTTGGCACACACCTTTTTCATATTCAAATTTTATGTTACAATGTGATAAATGGTTGTTTTCATCATGTTTAGAGCTTGTTCAATCAATTGAAGGATCAACCGTCGATCAGAATTCAAACAATCACGCACACGTGTCACATTTTTGTCTGTTCCAGAGGTTGAAGGATGGATTCCGGAGTTCGATGCTGGGTTAGTCAGCGATCTCCTCTCGGCCCTCCTTGAACAACTTGTGTCATCGTAAAACGTGATTCTGATAAGCAATCACTCCCAAAGGCCTGCTGAACTAAGGGAAACATTTCTGTGGCGGATTTCCGAAGTTAACATAAAATTTGATAGTGTAATCTTGCTTCAAAAAACTATCCATTGTGCTGTTACATTAACTCAAAACGGGGTTCACTGGAACACAAGTCCTGACTCTCCGGCACCTTTAGACGACTGAGACTGGCCATGTTTTGAAGCTACACCCCCCCACCTTCACCTAGACTGGCATTTTAGAACATTCTGCAGTGTATCGTcacatcaggaaaaaaaattggtctaattacttatgaaacacaCCCTGTATTTTCACATCGTCAAGGAGGGCCGTCATTAGCGTTAGATGGGTGATAGCAGGCTGGGAAGgatggggtggggggagggaaggaCCCTACGATAGCCCTAGCTGAGATTTTTTAGTGTTTGGATTAACCTTGATGCACTTATATTCTTTAGCCCTACAATGTTTATACTGCATTCCAGCTAATCCAAACACTTTTGAATTCTTGCCGAGTGTTTCAGCCAAGAAAGTGTTTGGCCTGATAAACTGTCAATGAAACAAATTTAAAGCAGGCTATGTTTACGTTGAATTTTAAGGAGTTACTGACAGGAATGACCGACAGAAGTCAGTTAAAATTTTTTGGATTTGTTGGACTGCATTGCTCGTACCTGAATCGTGAAATTTGGGTTTTAACATCAACAAACAAATTGTGATACCCCGGCTTTAACCTCAAAACCAGTTATGGCCggcttataaaatatatttttaaaatcagattTGTTACTTATATTACTTgtgtaatattgttttttatttttatttaaagccaGTATGTTGAGAATCATACATGCAATGCTAGAattaaatctgtaatttttaactaTGCTAAATAAATCCTTATTATAATTTTAGTATTGCATTAATTGATGTAATACTTTTCTTAACTCaccacttatttatttttgtttcacttaAACAGGGCAATGTACCtatatcaaatttttttcttctttagatTAGTATCAATAGATTATACACAGCAGCCAACCATTAATCCTTATATGACATCACAATTGTGGGGAAACACAATGTTTGTTGCCAAATTGAATACATAGGCTACCTATTTGTAGTTATAACAGTCAAAAggaataatttcttaaaaactGCTCTTTCAGTACAGGTATACTGTGAACGATCTGGATGATTTGTGGATATGATTGACTAAGCTGGTATTTGTTGACATGAACTCAGTACCAGTGACCACCGCTATTTTTAAATTCCCATTATATCCAGTTTTGAGTAGTGATCAGAGAAGAACTTCAATCAATTCTCTTCCCGGTCAATCATAACTGACAGTATGATTTATGCTAGTCCTTAAGTATTGCGCAGCTGTGAAAGCAACTGGAAGCTACAGTCGCATCCATCCTAATGATACGCAGATCTCTGCATTCAAACTGTGATGGCGATGTATCCCAGCACATAAAATATTCCCCAGTCAGATATCTGGGCAGGAACTGCTCGGTACTAAAGATCAaagaaaaattcacagatacatgACACGCAATGTTGTAAGTTTCGATTATAGGGTAATTATGCTTTCTGGCAAGGTCATCTAAATAAACTAATGGCCCGgggacaaaataattttttcagaccCCTTCCCAATAACCTAATGAacttacatattttcaaaaggcAGTGGAGAAGAATGGAAAGAcgaaggcaagtattcctggTGAAGACAGGAGGGAGGGAGTGGAATAGGATTGTGTGAAAGATACTGGATCtgagaagaggaaaggacttgaAGAGGCTTAAAAATTGGGCgattaggaggggggggggggggggaagactccttgccaccgggcggaaaccaaacaaaattataacaatctatctatcaatcaatcaatgctttaaattaaattcaaagaCTGTAAACTTTAccatggccataactgtaaatgtaatCTGCGCGTACTGCATAACTTGTCCAATGAATTctattagcaatagacttgtaatttacATCCTATCAGGGTTAAcccaagcatttaaaaaaatcttgctACTCAACCATAGCCATCCTGGTGCCAGAGGATTTTGCCCTTACCATCTACCCTAGCAATGGCCCTGCttgaatatattaaaataaaaatggatagACTGTAGGACACTCAGAATTAATTCTGGTTACGTGACTATAGATTATAATAGCAGTTACTAAATTAAATTCAATAAGGTTAACACAAGCATCTGACAATtgatatacaattaaaaaaacacagaGTTGCTTTGGCCCTACTTTGAGCAGTATGGTGAATAAAGGCCTAAGCCCAGTGATGTACTACTGCTAAATGTCAGACCTCTTCTTAACCCCATTATGttcttagaaaaaaattgttgaatcAATAATTTTCTCTAATGCTTATAAGACACACCATTACCAACAAATTTTATAATGGCCTGGACTAAATCTGTCTAAGTAATCCACTAGGGCCTAAACTTTaataagatatatttttatttcaattataatacaaattcacAATCAAATAATAACAAAGCATTTTCTTAGTAACTCCTTACACTTCATGTAAGTACTGCTACATGCATaaacattagaattttttttttatttttgccattTTCTCATTATAATTTTGAATGTAATGACTTTCCAATATTTTTACACAAACATGTCCTCAAAAAAAAACTTGCCAATGAAtgcaataacaaaaataaaatagactAAAAATCTCTTTTCCAATGAGGTCATTAATGGCGAACACACACGATGAACAAAACCTAGACCTACAGGTGAATAAATCGGCTACCTACAGTAAGGAGCCATCCCATAATTTGCCAGAGTGACTTTGAGACCCTATGGACGAAAATCAGGCTGTTTGAATCACGATTCACACAAATGTACAACTGAATGTGTTCAATGTTGCATGGTAATTCTGAAGGGAAGCTACTtttccataaaaattataataaaaattccaaaaagtcCCAAGACCCTATCAGTCGAAACTATCACTTCGGACTTATCAGTTAAAACTTAAACAGTTGGACCTTAACAGTCAGAACTGCCATGTGTGAGCAAGGACAGTGGACTTATCAGTAAGAACTGATGGACTGACCAAatgatggcttcccatcaaatcAAACAGTAGAGTGGGCTTGAAAGCCCTCAGTCCAAACTGCTGTATGCGGGAACAGCATCTTGCCATTCCTGTCAGTCCAGGCAATCAGTCcctcagtccatcagctgagtgtcatGGCAAACATCTTTGTTTATATTCTTTGGTCATTTTGCtatttagccccccccccccccccccctctttccattctaactaaaagtgtaactgcaattgcaacaacaaaaatttctttcatattttACTATGAAACTATACATCCAACAgaaacagcaaccacaagactgatcgtgtgtggggaaggcttcagttcagtccaaactgagcacctggactgatcgtgCATACACAGGGCCTCAATTCTGTCCAAACTAAGCAATCCGAACAGGGAGCTGAACTGATTGTGTGTTGGGACCTTAACTTGTTTTATAATGATTATTTAGGAGGCCACTTCCACGTAGTTAACCAGTACCTAACTGACCATTTTAAAAAgcgattatgttaggttaggtacataCAAGTAGCAAAACTATTGTGAGAATCGTTGCTTAGTTTAGTTACATATAATATTCTATAAAATAGTACGTAAACAAAAAAGGTTTGTTAGGTTAAGTTGGCTACATTCTATTCTATTCTATAATTGaaacgattttacagtattttgaatgtagctaacctaactattcacattatttgaaaatattaaaaaaatcactaaccTTACCAACCATTCacactattaaattattttaatatagctaacctaaccgaacatCCTCACAATAACACAGTACATGTAACCTAACCACTCGCTAAAATGGTTAAccactggtaaactacttgaagtatcacaacaCCCTCTTAGAGAATGATCGTAACACATGTCAGGAagttaaaaatagtatttaatattttagtagttaaaaatagtatttttcttCAGAATAGTGGCTCTCCAGTATTACCTTTTGCACCTCTTCACTTGGTACCTAGAGGCCTTGTAAATAAGAATGGATAATTTTCTATTAGTGTTCTTAATATTCcaataactttatatttttttcatacatttaaagGCATGTTCTGGTATCTTTAAGATGATGCTACCTGCTAAACGGGTAGCCTACTTAACCATATATACAACCAAAAGATGTCGGTGTAGTTTTTGAATGTGATACAACAAATTACCGTATGTCACCCACTCATGCTGGAATGCACTTTGCATTTGCCAACTGTGTAGCTTTCTAGACTGTCTGCATGTATGTCAATTCGACAGCAATAGGCTCTCGTTTACATagtatttatttcattatgaaGGTTAAATGTAACTAACTCTGACCGGCGACGGTGAAGAGCTCTAGCCGCTTAAAGTAGTAGGTACCGCAGCAATATTCTTGTTCCAGTTCACCACTGCATAAGCTAACTGCAATTTTTTACATGTGACCTCTCAAAATGTCTGAAGAAGTTAAGGTAATACGAAATTAAAGCtaaccattgaaaaaaaattctaaaatctaaTTTTTGAGCTAACCAATTAACTGTTCATAAGATTAGAGCATTTTacgtgtagctaacctaaccaactgttaaaacggtaaactattttaaatatagCTTTACTTCCCTTGTACAGAATGTttataaaatacgtaattacagtttaaatacttaaaatggtAATAGCATAAAAGTGTTTAAGCAACACACtaaattgaaatatttacaaACCGTACACAAATGTCAAGCAAAGTACTAATATGTCTACAAATGGTACAAATGTAAATTAACTTTACTGTGAAAACTCTACCTTTTATCTATGATTTTCCAGTAGAcactattataaaataaataacgtacGAATATATTTGTGCCTGTTGAATAATTTTCAATCACATAATTCTAATTAAATACTTGTTGACAACTTTCTATGTACATGTCATATACTGGCCATAGAGATAAAATACCCATGGGGACAAAACTGGAACAAAACAAATGCCCTGTtcacatttttttgttaaatgcgaAATTAGTGAGTTTATCTTAGTCCCAAACCTCACCAAAACTACTTTCTTGCTCATGTAACTTCGCCATTggaataaaaaacattttctagAATTCTTACATTGTTACGATTCCAAAGTATTTCAAGTTAGATTAATGGCATTTAACCAGCCTTTCATTCTAGTTATGATCACCTGGAGTACCTAGACGAACGAAAATCTATCATCCAGAGGAGAAAAAAAGTTTTGGCAagaatttgtaacattttaacgATTTTACTGTGTTGGTAAGGATTTCAATTACTATTTACATAACTTACATAACATAaccaacttttattttttgttagaatCACCTCTACGTATGAAAACCTACCTTCCTACTAACAAAATTTAGTGCAAAAAATTTtctagaatatatatttttacataaaagcCCTAAGTTAACTACCTTTTACTGCTACTCAATGTTGTTAACTCTCTCTGAAAACATGTCAAggagtatatattttaaatataattttactgctCTTTCAGTTAAACCTTATTGCcaaaaaagaattaaatattcAATGACATGCTAAACCTCCTAATAGTTATAATTTGTCCGCAAAAATCTTGCTTTTAAACGTATTTACTTCCGACATTAGTTAATAAAGTTGTCTTAATTATATAATgctaaatattgtaaaaatattttttttttgtcacagcaACATGAGTGTTAATTAAATTTGAATTCAAATtatcaaacataaaaatttcacAATTACGAATTAAATAgttctaaaattattttgaaattttactttcgtTAAATAGTGCCACACTATGGCAACATGTTTTTGTTGGGACCACAAATATTACTGCTGTTCATTCTACATTATATTTACTCTGCGATTACTTTGATATTTCGTTTTTTATGTAATCGATTGTATCGATATTGTAAGAACCTAGTATCGATATATTTTGAATTCGACTAGTTTTTCTTTTGCTACCCCTACCTGCTTCTCCAAATTGCATGTGAAAATACTCATCTCGTTCGTTTCCAGATTCGCTTGTTCTCTAGTGCGGAGCTATTAAAGTAAGTAGATGTGAATTTGTTAGTTATTGTAATATTAAGTTAGTTTATTTCACCAACGggaaaagtaaaggaaatattttctgtgaatgcTTGACAGTTATCGTCTGCTTGTACAGCTGACGAAGTAGCCCACGTGTATGGCTGCCGGCTACAAATCAATACATCCATCACCCGATTATTACCACTAAAGCCGGGAATAGTTTACTCGCCAACATCTTTTCTAACTTATAAGTAATACTTAAGTTCATTTTGGTGTATTTATCGCTTCCAGATTAATAAATGTGTAAATCTGAATCTATCTTGGCCTGACATTGGcgccataattttatttttaaatttttattttttaaaattaaatacgtgCATTTGAGCAGAGATGCGTtacctataaataaatatatattttttttttcttagaaaaCCCACTATTTTTGCGTAGATTTTTCGGCACAGTTGAAGAATGTCAATGTGTGCAGTAACATTTTACAGATTTAATCAAATTGCAGACCACTGCTTCCAATTTTGGTTTTATTGAACACTTGCTGTGGTACCTGTCGTCGACGGGGTTTGTATCTGTTTCGATGCAAAGAGTTCTGAGCATTTTATATCACTATGAAACTATACTTGCACATCATGTCCACTACTGaaagacaaaataaattgttttatttgggcctgttttactataaaatatttaaactaaataataatgaacacgaacattttgtttaaattttaaacatatgttGCATGTTACTCCGTATTGATATCGATACGGCACCCGTGATGCACCGCGTTATTCTTATTAGTTGATTTTAATGGCTTTTCCCTAAGGAATTACTGTTTAACAGGATGAAAAGTGCCCTGTATGGGCTATCTCTTTTCCAAAGTCATTAAAATCGATTTATTAGTAAAGACGTGATTGATTAGCAAACATCCAGAGATAAAATTTCACATTGTAGTAGGATGTGTTAATCCAGGGTACATATCCAACATACCCATTATTTATACTGACCACTAGGTTAGCTTCAGGGAAGAGAGTGATACGTACacagtttaataaaatattttaactattacgATGAATCAAAATGTTGGCTATGTACTAATTTTTATATGCGGTAGGAATGTACGAGAATCAACTTAAGTTTTTTTAGTAGTGATATTAAATGTGTAGCCATTCTACTtacataaatgtgaaaatcatGCTACTATAGCATGtgaccatatatatataaatacaaagtATTAAGCTTAAGGGGTCCGCCTAGTGAGGGGTGCATtaatgttagtgaggcgggatgataaatacGAAGCTTGCttatgcttctagcgcggttattgcctctaagcgcaaggctctgaattggcgcgcagtcttatcgtcgtgcataGAGGATTGAGCGGAAACCTTAACTTTAGATTACGGAGAAATGATGATAACGGTGTGATGCAAGTCCTTTGAgttcttttaagaatctgtaccgagtgcatgctaaaaattattctgaaaacatataatttagccatttttactcatctaaaattaaatttttaaaaactaaatacggaaacataactactcatccaCGCTCAaggtattcttaaatgcttttcgtaaacaaataCCACTCTGTTTTCAAATAACGtgccaaaaaaaaacaagagctctgcacaccgtttatgtgtattgttaaaaaaaaaaaaaagggggggggggcataatatTGCTAATTTTCTTGCCTTTGGAGCAGTAACAGTATAACTGTTAAGTTCACGTGTTTACTTGGTGGACAGAGAAAACCCGTGGAATTTTTCtatgtttataattaattaatttacccCATTTCATTCCCTTAGGGGTGGAAATTAGTAATGACTAGAGACGagaatttatggttttatttgtaGTCCAATTCCCATTTCTAAAACAGATGATTTCggtgttaatgtttttatttttataaaagctgttttgtaatacttactccaccaatatatggggggagggggagggggaatttatATGCTgtatttttatggtaaaataatttttaataaattggtctaaacgAGATACATcgagaacaataaaaataaattagcgagaATTTATGTTTTGAAATTGATTTGATAAGATATGTACAATGAAACAAATAGAATTGATTtgtctgatccatgcacttttgTACAATGTTTTGTCCAGAAATGAAtgttaaacattaaatatttttttttatgattttaattcagttttgtttcaatgctacttaattccatgatacaACTTGCATTTGGGTGCTATATAATGTATTAACTTGCACTTCTGTTACAAGAAATTTACGTTTCAGATTTCATGGAGAGCGGTTCAGTAGTCAGGACGtaattgagtaacaaacatccaaacATAGAAATTTTCACATTTAAATGTTAGTTGAAAACACGTGTTATCACCGTTTAAATGTTCAAGTcattacggggaaaaaaaaaaaaaactcagtaatATCAATTTGATAATattcaactaaattaaaaaaaaaatttaatgtgagAAACTgggtttgatgaattttagattttttcattaatattttcacataaattttcTTAATCTAATCCTACGTGTGCGTATGCATTTGCCTGCAATATTTACCGTTTATACACATTCTTGAAACTGTATGCACGGAAAAGGTTTTTAACTTAATAATATTATTGAAAGTTTTATTGTTAGATCCGGTTACTTTAGTTACATCAAACCAATCTGCTTGTTCTTGTTTCATAAAAAAGCGAACTTCTCCATCTCCGTACTTCGGACTGTTATAAGTGATCTACATTTTGTTCTTGTAGATCTTGTTCGTTAAGCTTCATGACTTAGTGCTAAATATCGTGTTTACTTATTACTAGATATCGTGATTTTTAGTGAAAAATATTTGCGCCAAGATAGTttgcaattaattatttttttcaggaaaaaGGCTTGTGGTTGGAAAGAATACTTTTAATGTGATGGCATACTTATTAACTGGTCAAAATAATTAGGGTATCAGACAAGAAGCAGCAGTATGTATGGGATACAAACAGCGTCTATTGAGAGTCTGTCGAAACAGGTGGCAGAATGCAACGCTACTGCAACCTGCCTTTCAAACAGCAACAGGATGACATCTATGTACGTAGCCCCATGGCGTGTGTCCCATTAAGGGGCCGTCCTAGTAAGAAATAGAGACAATAAACTGACGGCTACGGTAAAACATGTCCTGCTTATACGAGAAAAGTTGTCAGGGTAATCACCATGCAGCCAGTAGAAACTGGGTGGAGGAACATCGTGGATGGAGGGACGCTGAACGGAGATCCGTTCTGTTCTCCGAATGAGTCGCGATTCAGCGTGGAACCTGATAATAGCCGTGTTCTCGTTTTGAGGTTACGTGGAACATGAAAAAATCCAGCAAGGAATCGGTATTAATCCTctgattattttttaactaatccGCTAATAATTTTGACCAGTTTATTCAGGCGAATCACAGACGTTCTAAAACACAATTTCGTCCACATATGTTCAGCCAAAGTTGGAATTAGCATCTTTCTCTGATAATAGACGTACAATTTATACGTCCTGCAAACATGGACTAAGTGAGTTGGAGAGTAACGAACATTGTAATTTTCCCGTGATCTGTTACCGTCTCTACTAATCACATGTTATTGGGCACTGACCAGACTCCCACACGCAGGTGTAATTTGGGACGCGGAGTTCAATGCGCGAACTCTCGCAtcgaacgaaataaaaaaaatatatcacgcgTTACTGTACCGTATCACGCCTGAGTGTGTTGAAGCCTTCAATGTGGGTTTACGATTACAAATTAAGAATTAGTTGTGTACCTCAGATATTACTCTATGTTAACTAGTGACATTGTTTGTGATTGTCGTGTAGGAGTTATGATGGGTCATGTGCGAATCAATTGTTGACTTAAGAATTAACATGAAtggttgtattttatat contains the following coding sequences:
- the LOC134531826 gene encoding dynactin subunit 3-like, whose amino-acid sequence is MDATEQVLALLELRFADLERQVVGGKKPVARRSGSVCEDLLTADCNVSAVLSGHESIGAVARRLEQLDRFLDPTFEETCGPRDVEAKAEAVLAALPQLEREGRMLEQLREQMPALDSRELTDVVRLTARLEKLTVGVLESKESLDEVSVKVAALLQRYNDVVASVEEMFGRWDDALTRIEYSRIARKDVE